The Psychrobacillus sp. FSL K6-4046 DNA window TTAACACTATCGCCGTAGTGATATGCATTCTCAATTAGAGTTATCTTATTGAAAATGATAGTGTCATAAAGTACCATGCGGATGAACCTAATTTTTCTCTTATAATTGTTATATATTATCAATAAGAAAGTGTTTCAAAAGATTTGCAAGGGACTTCAGTTTGAGTTAAGATTAGAATGATAATAAATTAGAATGGTTATACATTTCTAGTTACTTAATGGAGGTTATTAAATGTCGACTTTAGTTATTAAGGATTTACACGTCGCTATCGACGGTAAAGAGATCTTAAAAGGTGTTAATTTATCCCTTAACACAAATGAAATTCACGCTATCATGGGTCCAAACGGTACTGGTAAGTCTACTTTGGCTTCAGCTATCATGGGTCATCCTAAATATGAAGTTACTTCTGGTTCAGTTGAATTAGATGGTGAAGATGTATTAGAAATGGAAGTGGACGAGCGTGCTCAAGCTGGTTTGTTCCTTGCAATGCAATATCCAAGTGAAATCACTGGAGTAACTAATGCAGACTTCTTGCGTTCCGCTATCAATTCTCGTCGTGAAGAAGGCGATGAAATTTCTCTTATGAAATTCATCCGCGAATTAGACAGCAAGATGGAATTCCTAGAAATGGATCTTGATATGGCACAACGTTATTTAAATGAAGGATTCTCAGGTGGAGAGAAAAAACGTAACGAGATTCTTCAATTAATGATGCTTAAGCCTAAATTCGCTATTTTAGATGAAATTGACTCTGGTCTAGATATCGATGCACTTAAAGTTGTATCTAAAGGAATCAATGAAATGCGTGGAGAAGGCTTTGGTAGCTTAATCATCACTCACTACCAACGTTTACTTAACTACATCACTCCAGACCATGTACACGTAATGATGCAAGGTCGCGTTGTTAAATCTGGCGGTCCTGAGCTAGCTCAAAAATTAGAAGCTCAAGGTTATGACTGGATTAAAGAAGAATTAGGAATTGAAGACGAGACAGTTGGACAAGAAGCATAAGAAAGGGGACGCATGACATGACGGTTGAAACGAAATTGGCATTAACCGAACAGGATATTCGCTCCTTTTCAGAAGGTCACCAAGAACCAAGCTGGATGACGGAACTTCGTCTTTCTGCTTTAGGTCAAGTGGAAACACTTCCAATGCCAACACCAGACAAAACTAAAATTACTAATTGGAATTTCACTGAATTTCCTGCTCATACTGTAGAAAGCACTACATTCTCTTCATTGGATGAACTTCCTGAAGAAGTGAAGGCGCTTGTTCATGCAGATGAGCAAAAAAATATTTATATTCAACACAACAATACACCTGCTTACTTATCAGTAACAGATAATTTAAAAGCACAAGGTGTGATCATTACTGATATTTATACTGCTGCACGCGAACACGGCGAGCTAGTACAAAAATATTTCATGACAGATGGCGTTAAAGTTAATGAACATAAATTAACTGCACTTCATGCTGCATTATTAAACGGTGGAGTATTTGTATACGTACCGAAAAATGTTGTAATTGAAGAACCTGTTCAAGTTATTTATCTACACGACAACGAAACTGCTTCTTTATTCAACCACACATTGCTTGTGGCGGATGAAAACAGTTCAGTGACTTATGTAGAAAACTATTTGTCTACAGTAGAACATTCAAACGGTTTAGCTAACATTGTTTCTGAAGTAATTGTGAAGGATAATGCAAAAGTTACTTTCGGTACAGTAGACGTTCTTGCAGAAGGATTTACTACTTATGTTAACCGTCGTGGAGTAACTAGCCGTGATGCTGTAATTGAATGGGCTCTTGGAATGATGAACGATAGTGATACTATTTCTGAAAATGTTACTCATTTAGTTGGGGACAATTCAGAAGGTCATGTAAAAATGGTTGTTGTAGGTCGTGGAACTCAAAAACAAAACTTTACAACAAAAGTTATTCACTGGGGTAAACATACGGAAGGACAAATCCTTAAACATGGTGTTATGAAGGATGCTGCATCTTCTATTTTCAACGGTGTTGGTAAAATTGAATTTGGTGCTACAAAAGCTAACGCTGAACAAGAATCTCGTGTTCTTATGTTAAGCGAAAAAGCTCGCGGAGATGCTAACCCGATTTTATTAATCGACGAGGACGATGTAACTGCAGGTCATGCTGCATCGGTTGGTCGCGTTGACCCACTTCAGCTGTACTACTTGATGAGTCGTGGTATTTCTAAACAAAATGCAGAGCGTCTAGTAATTCATGGATTCCTTGCACCAGTAGTTAATGAACTACCAATCGAAGGCGTGAAGAAACAGCTGACGGAGGTAATTGAAAGGAAAGTTCGCTAATGCTCAATACAAAAGAGATTCGAAGCTATTTTCCAATTTTAAATCAAGAAGTTAATGGTCATCCACTGGTCTATTTAGATAGCGGTGCTACTTCTCAAAAGCCGATTCAAGTGATTGAAGCTATTAAGAAGTATTACGAATTTGATAATTCCAACGTTCACCGTGGTGTGCATACACTTGGTAACCGTGCAACGGAAAGCTATGAAGGCGCACGTGAGAAGGTTCGTGGATTTATAAATGCTAAATCGTCGAAGGAAGTTATCTTTACTCGTGGGACTACTACTGCAATTAATACAGTGGCACAAAGCTATGGTCTTGCAAACGTAAAAGAAGGCGACGAAATTGTAATCACGTATATGGAGCATCACTCTAACATTATTCCTTGGCAGCAATTGGCGAAGATAACGGGAGCGACGCTTAAATATATCGACTTAGAAGAAGACGGTACATTATCTTTGGAAAAAGTTCGTGAAACAATTACAGATAAGACTAAGATTGTATCTGTCGTATACGTTTCTAATGTATTAGGCACGATGAATCCTATTAAAGAAATTACTCAAATCGCACATGACCATGGAGCTGTTATGGTAGTGGACGGGGCACAGGCTGCTCCTCACTTGAAGCTCGATGTACAAGCGTTAGATTGTGATTTTCTAGCCTTTTCTGGGCACAAAATGTGTGGTCCAACCGGTATCGGTGTTCTTTACGGGAAAGAGGCTTTACTTGATGCAATGGAGCCAATTGAATTTGGTGGAGAAATGATTGACTTTGTAGGCTTACAAGAGTCTACATGGAAAGAGCTACCTTGGAAGTTTGAAGGTGGAACACCAATCATTGCTGGAGCAATCGGTTTAGCTGCTGCTATAGATTTTCTGGAAGAAATCGGCTTGTCCGAAATCGAAAAGCATGAGCATGAGCTTGCTGCCTATGCCATGGAAAAAATGTCTACAATTGAAGGCTTAACAATCTACGGACCTCAAGATCCATTGAAGCGAGCTGGAATCGTTACCTTTAATTTAGATGAAGTACATCCTCACGATGTTGCAACAGTCCTTGATATGAATGGTATTGCTATTCGTGCAGGACATCACTGTGCGCAGCCACTTATGAAGTGGTTAAAAGCTACTGCAACTGCTAGAGCAAGCTTCTACATTTATAATTCTGAAGCGGATGTAGATCTTCTCGTTGCCGGCTTACGCACTGCTAAGGAGTATTTTGGAGATGTCTTCTAATTTAGATCAATTATATCGACAAGTAATTATGGATCATTACAAAAATCCTCGCAATAAAGGTAGTATTGAGGATGGCGCATTGACAATAGATATGAATAACCCTACCTGTGGAGATCGTATCCACTTGACTATTCAAGTGGAGGATGGCGTTGTACAAAACGCAAAATTCGATGGTGAAGGATGTTCCATTTCTATGTCTTCTGCATCTATGATGACGCAAGCGATCAAAGGTAAAAATATAGATGAAGCACTTAAGCTTTCCCAAATCTTTTCTGATATGATGCTTGGAAAGGAATATGACGATTCTATTGACCTTGGAGATATCGAGGCTTTAAACGGCGTATCTAAATTTCCAGCACGTATCAAATGTGCAACTCTTGCATGGAAAGCAATGGAAAAAGGCGTTTCAGAAGAAAAGAAATAAAATCAGAACGGAGGAAATACGATGGCAAAAAAAATGCCTGAAATTGGTGATTACAAATATGGCTTCCACGATAAAGACGTATCCATTTTCCGTTCAAAACGTGGTTTAACGAAAGAAATCGTTGAAGAAATTTCCCGTATGAAGAATGAACCACAATGGATGTTAGACTATCGATTAAAAGCATTAGAAATTTTCTACTCTAAAGCAATGCCACAATGGGGCGGAGATCTAGAGCCATTAAATTTCGATGAAATCACATATTATGTAAAACCATCTGAACAAACTGAAAAATCTTGGGATGAAGTACCAGAGGAAATCAAAGCAACTTTTGATAAATTAGGTATCCCTGAAGCAGAACAAAAATACCTTGCTGGTGTTTCTGCACAGTATGAATCTGAGGTTGTTTACCATAACATGAAGCAAGAACTTGAAGACTTGGGAATCGTATTTAAAGATACTGACTCTGCCCTACGTGAAAACGAAGATCTTTTCAAAAAACACTTTGGTACAGTAATCCCGTCTTCTGACAACAAATTTTCTGCACTTAACTCTGCAGTATGGTCAGGCGGATCATTTATCTATGTACCACCAGGCGTAAAAGTGGATACTCCACTTCAAGCATACTTCCGTATTAACTCAGAAAATATGGGTCAATTCGAACGTACACTGATCATTGTTGATGAAGGTGCTTCTGTACATTATGTTGAAGGATGTACAGCTCCTGTTTACACAACGAACTCACTTCACAGTGCAGTAGTTGAAATTATTATCAAAAAAGATGCTTATTGCCGTTACACTACTATCCAAAACTGGGCAAACAACGTATATAACTTAGTTACAAAACGTGCTGTTTGTGATGCTAACGCAACGATGGAATGGATTGATGGTAACATTGGTTCTAAGCTTACAATGAAATATCCAGCAGTTATCCTTAAAGGTGAAGGCGCACGTGGAATGACACTTTCTATCGCTATCGCTGGTAAAGGACAACACCAAGATGCTGGTGCTAAAATGATGCATTTAGCTCCAAATACTTCTTCTACTATTGTTTCGAAATCTATTTCTAAACAAGGTGGTAAAGTAACATACCGCGGTATCGTTCACTTTGGACGTAAAGCAACAGGAGCACGTGCTAACATTGAGTGTGATACGTTAATCATGGATAATCAGTCTACTTCTGATACAATTCCATACAACGAAATCTTGAACGATAATATTTCTCTAGAGCATGAAGCGAAAGTTTCTAAAGTGTCAGAGGAACAATTATTCTACTTGATGAGTCGTGGTCTAAGTGAAGAAGAAGCAACTGAAATGATCGTAATGGGCTTCATCGAACCATTCACAAAAGAACTTCCAATGGAATATGCGGTAGAAATGAACCGTCTAATCAAGTTCGAAATGGAAGGTTCTATCGGTTAATAATTCAATAATTAGTCGTCTCAAGTTTGTGGCGATTTGTTTTAGAAGAAGGCGAACTTTATAGTTCGTCTTCTTTTTTTATTAAATTTGGCTAGGTTAAAGTTAATGGTTGATTTTGACTAAGAATTTTTTTTATAGTGACTGTAAACATTAACAATGGAACATTCAAATGCTATTAAGAACATAAATAGATGATGAAATTGGTGTTGGTGACAGTTTTTCAACTGTGCTGCTTATGCGAAAAAATTTATTAGCACTTATCGATACATTAAAGCTGTTCCCATTTATTGATTGGAGCACCAGTCGGCGACTCCTACGGGGTGAGGGCTTATCGCTCACCCCGTGGAAAGCGTCCGGCTGGGGCGGAAATCAATTCTACTCTCTTGAAGATTTCTTTGCTTTTTTTATTAATTTAAATACAATATAAAAATTCCCTAATTACATAAGTAACTAGGGAGGACGTAATTATTTAGTTATTCATATCTTGAATGCCAGGACTATGTTCGTTTGGCATATCAGGCATCACTGGAACTGGGAATCCTTTTGGTGGGTCAACTACGGAAAGTGTTCCGTCATTTCGACTTGGGCTCTGACCTTGGAATATTTCAGCTATGCGTGTAGGGTCTAATCTAAAATTGAATTGGGCATTATGATATCCCATCTCTACATATTTTCTACATTCCGGATATTTATTTATATCGTAGTTCGGAACAGGGAATAGCTTGCCCCAATCCACGCCTAATGTTTCCAATGCTTTAGCAAATGCATTTTGGTGAGCATTATCTCGAACAATAAGAAAAGCTAGGGTCTCTCTGAAGGTTTTGTTAGAGCTCATTTCATAAATACGTGTTTTTTGAAGCACGCCTGTTGACTCTAGGACAAGGTTATTGAGTAAATCAGCGATTAGATTTCCGTGCGAGTATACCCAGGATCCATTCCAAGGGTTACCTGCAGCATCAACAGGTAAGGATGCCTGTGCTCCAATAATGAAATGGTGCGGGTTAGCATCTTTTACAGCATCGTTTAATGGTGCTCCATCTACCCCAGCATTACCAGGAACAGCAGATTGCCCTGAGTCATTGAGTAATTGATTTATTGTATTCTGTACAAGCTCTACATGTGCAATTTCTTCCAAGAAAACACCACGAAGCAAGTCTCTAAATTGAGTATCTTTACCTCGGAAATTCGAGCTTTGAAAGAAGTACTGCATCATCGTTCTCATTTCTCCATAATGGCCGCCTAGTATTTCTTGTAAAACTTTAGCTGCTTCCGGATCCGGACGGTCTGGCATGATAGGATTTATTAGTTCCTCTTTGTAGTAATACATCAAATTCCTCATTTCTTATATTAGGTTTTAATTTTGTGCATGTTTTATTTTGTACTAATAAAAGTGTTTTATTCGTGATTGGTAAAGATGTCGAGGTTTATATAAACTGTAGTAAGAAAGTTCTTTTTAGGAGAATTTAATGGGAAGATACATGGAATTTAAGGAAGCAGCAAAAGAGTATAGTTTTAAAGGAATTTCCAATGAAAAATATGTAGGCTTTTTAAAAGATGCTCCACAGGAATATAAGGATTTTTTAATGGAAATGGGATTTGGAGCAGTTTCAGATGGCTATTTTATGTTCTATTCTGGGTTAATAGAGGCCGATGAGATTTATGATGCAAAAGAAAATCCTGAAATCAAAAACATATTATTATTTGGAGATAAATTCTCAGGAGATGCAATGGGATTTTTAACAAATGAAGAGTGGGCAATTGTAGAGATTTGGCATGAGGACTTATACATCTGTCGAAGAGTAGAGGCTAATTTTTATGAGATTGTAAGAAAGGCTTTTGCGATGGAGCTTTAACTACCGCGAACAAGCGAAAGTGTCAAAATAGAGCTAACGGGGTAAAAATAAATAAGCTAAAGTCCGTAGTTAGGTCGCACAATGTTTTTTTACGCAACACTTGAGGCCGTTTACGCAACACTTAAATTTAGTGCAACAGTTAGACCCATACCCGCAACACTTTCAAATTTAGTGCAACACTTTAGTGATTACCCGCACCACTTACTGAGAAAAGCGCAACACTTTTGAAATTATCCGCAACACTTCCTCTCAACTCATTTTTTTGTCTGTTTGATGAGGGAAATGATATGATAATTAGTAATAACGAAGAGGTGGTTTAATGATAAAAATTGGGTTAACTGGTTGGGGGGATCATCCAGATCTTTATGTTTCTTCGCCTAGGGAGAAGCTGCAGGATTATAGTGCACATTTTCCGATTGTCGAGTTGGATGCATCGTTTTATGCCATTCAGCCGCAGCGAAATATAGAAAAGTGGATTCGGGAGACGCCTGATAATTTTCAGTTTATCGTGAAAGCCTATCAAGGGATGACAGGGCATTTGAGAGGGGAGAATCCTTTTAAATCTCCAGAGGAAATGTTTGAAAGCTATCGTCAGATGCTTGGGCCGCTTAAGGATGCGGGGAAGCTTGCGATGGTGCTTGTTCAGTTTCCACCTTGGTTTGAGTGTGAGAAGGATAATATGCAGTATATGAGAAGAATTCGAGAGGAGCTAAAGGATTTTGAGGTGGTCATTGAGTTTCGCCACCAGTCCTGGTATCTTCCGGAGTATAAGGATTCGACTCTTCAATTTTTAAAGGATAATCATTTTCATCATAGTGTCTGCGATGAGCCACAAAATGGTGAAGGCAGCATTCCTGTAGTGCCGGTTGCTACTTCTGATAAAGTGTTGGTCCGTCTACATGGGAGAAACTTTTATGGGTGGAAGAATCCAGGGAACAACGAAAAGTGGAGAGAAGTCCGCTATTTATATGATTATAATGAGCAGGAGCTTGCTTATATTCAGTCAGTTTGTGAGGTTTTATCTAAGCAGGCTTCCGAGGTGCTTGTTGTATTCAATAATAACTCTGGTGGTCATGCTGCTAAAAATGCTAAAGCCTTTCAGCAAATGCTTAATATAGAATTTGATGGACTTGCGCCTAAGCAATTAAATCTTTTCGAAGGGGATTTTTAAATGGAATGGTTTTTATTAGTACTGAGCGGGCTTTTTTCAGGGACGATCGGTGCACTAGTGGGATTAGGAGGCGGGGTTATTTTAGTACCAGCCGTGCTATTCCTTGGTACGACGCTGGATTTGATTCCAAATATTACGCCTCAGAGTGTTGTAGGTTTATCTGTTGTTATGATGATTTTTATTGGTCTGTCTTCTACGCTTTCTTATATGAAGTCTAAGACGGTGGATTTTAAAAGTGGATTTATATTTTTTATAGGAAGTATCCCGGGAACCATTTTAGGTGCTTGGGTAAACAAAGGATTAGATCTCCCTTCGTTTAACCTATACTTTGGTATATTGCTTGTCATTTTATCCGTTCTTTTACTAGTTCGTAAATATTTGAAGCCCGTTCAATGGTTTGTCAAGCATGGCAAGAAGCGTACCTTTGAGGATGGGGAAAATACATATGTATATGGATATCCAGTCTGGTTTGCACTAGCTTTAACCTTTTTTATAGGTTTTGCTTCCGGGTTGTTTGGAATTGGTGGAGGCTCGATGATTGTGCCGGCCATGATTCTGTTGTTTCTGTTTCCACCTCATGTGGCAGTGGGAACTTCTATGTTCATGGTATTTCTAACGTCGATCGTCAATTCTGCAACCCATATTTCTTTAGGAAACGTACCATGGCTATATACGATACCTGTCATCCCTGCTGCCTATATTGGCGCTAAGATAGGTGCTAAGCTCAATAAAAAGCTAAACTCGGAAACGCTTGTGACAGCACTTAGAATAGTACTGCTATTGCTAGGAATAAGATCTATTATAGATGGGCTATTTTAATAAAGGCGAGCGATAGCCCGCATAAAAAAGAGGTGAGAAAGCTGAGAGAGACCATTCATATTTATCATACAAATGATTTACATAGTCATTTAGAAAATTGGCCGTCTATCCATCACTTTCTCTCTGAAAGACGTAAAAAGCATGCAAGCGATTCCTCTCTAATATTAGATATCGGTGATCATGTGGATCGCTCGAATATATACACAGAGGGAACACTTGGGAAGGGGAACGTGAAGCTCTTAAATGATGCCCAATATGATTATGCCACGATTGGAAACAATGAAGGAATCACATTGAGTCACGAAGAATTGGATTCGTTATATGAACAGGCTAAATTCGAGGTCATAGTTTCCAATTTTACGGATTTGGAAGGGAATATTCCTAGGTGGGTGAAGCCTTATAAAATTCATCAGACGGCCTCTGGAATTCGAATTGGGATTATAGCTGCTACTGCGGATTATCGTGTTTATTATGAAAAGCTTGGGTGGAGATTGCAGGATCCTCTTCCTAGATTGCAGGCAGTTGCTGAGCAGATTTCTCCTCATGTCGATGTCCTTATTTGTATGTCTCATTTAGGAAAGTCTAAGGATGAAGAGCTATGTGAGCTGATACCGTCTCTGGACTTAATTTTAGGAGCACACACGCATCATTTGTTCGAGGAAGGGAAAATGGTTGGGAATACATTGCAGGCCGCTACAGGGAAATTTGGGATGTATGTGGGCTATGTGAGTCTTGAATATGACCATTCCATGAAAAGAGTTGTTTCTAAACAGGCTGTTGTCTATCCTACAGACGCGTTGCCAGTCCCTCAAAATGCAGGACACACGATGGGAAATTGGGAGCGAATCGGTAAAGAAAAGCTATCTTATCCTGTTTTTACAAACAATTCCTTGTTAAAAAAAGAGTGGTTCAATGGGTCTGAGTTAGCGAATTTCTTTGGAAAGGCATTGCTAGCATACACGAATGCAGATTGTGCCATGTTCCCTGCAGGAATTTTCTTAAAGGATTTACCGGAGGGACCTGTCACTGCTTGGGATCTACATCAATGCCTGCCTCACCCCATTAATCCATGTATCGTTACATTAAGTGGAGCTGAGCTGCTAGAGGTGATGGAGCTTTCGAAAAACGAAAAATGGCCAAATTTAGAAGTGAAGGGTCTCGGATTTCGTGGTAAGTATTTAGGGGCTATTTTATTTGAACAGGTTGAACAAGATATGCATGGGCAGCTTTTGATTAAAGGTGAGCCATTAACGTTACATCATACGTACCGGCTGGCGACGCTAGACATGTTTACTTTTGGATTTTTCTTTCCTTCTTTTAAGACCGCGAAGAAACAATATATTATGCCAGAAACTATTCGGGACGTTATAAAATGGTATGGAATAAAGGAAGAGCATAAATGTAGGGCATAATAGACCTCCTCGTTACATAAAAGTAATGAGGAGGTTTTTTCGTTGTTTTATCGCAAAAAGAAGAAGCGTTTCATATTTTTTAGCACTCAACGCAAATTAGCCATCTTTTTAACATGCTTTCTATTGTCAGTGGCTTGGGTATTCTATTATATAAATGCGCAACTAACTCCCACTTACTTACAATATGCTGAAGTGCAAACGAACAAGATTGCATCTATGGTAATAAGTAAGGCGATTAACTCGCGTACGGCAAATGTTCTAGATGTAAACGATATTATTGAAGAGGTTCCTTCGGATAGCAAAAATATGGTCACAACCAAATTCAATACAGAAATTATTAACCGAGTGCTATCTGATACAAATAGTTTAGTACAATCCCATTTAGAACAGGCTGAACAAGGGAATTTATCAAGTCTTCCTTACTTGGATGATATTGAGTATGATAAGCAAACAATGGAAGACCAAGGTGGAGTCGTATTTTTTGTTCCGATGGGGCAAGCAACGAATATACCTTTGATCGGTAACCTTGGTCCGAAAATACCAATTCGATTCCACGTGATCGGAAACGTTCAGTCAAATGTGGTGCCTACTATTACCGAGTTCGGTATTAATAATGCGTATGTAGAAATTAGTATCCACATTAAGGTGAATGTACAAATCATCGTCCCGCTTGCTAGTAAAATGAGTGTAGTGGAACAGAATATACCAGTAGCCATGGGTCTAGTACAAGGGCAGGTTCCTCACATTTATACAGGTGGGGATGGGTCGGCTGCTCCATCGGTGGAGGTACCTATACCGTTACCGGAAGATTAAAAAAACTTCATTTTTCTTAAATTACTGTTAGAATAGATAAAAATGAATAATAAATAGGTAGAGGCCGCATTGCTTAATAGTATGTTACGGGAGGGTGACTCCAAGGATCGTAATAGAAAGGAAGTTTTGCCGAAACTAAGTATGTCTAGTCAAGGATGCTTAGTTGGGGTTATTTTGAACAAGAATAACACTGTCATGTATATGGGGACATATAGATGGGGAGCTACAAAAGTGAAACAAAGTGTTATAACTAAAATTTCATGTATAAGCCAACCTATAAAATACTATAGGTTGGCTTTTCTATTTTCAAGGAGGAACAGTTTTGGAGAATACAATTTTTTCGTTAGTGCCACCGCTATTGGCAATCATCATGGTTTTATTGACAAAAAGGGTCTTGTTATCGTTAGGAGCAGGTATTCTTTCTGCAGCCTTACTAGTAGAGGAATTTAGCCCTGTTGGATCTTTGTTAATGTTATGGAATTCCTTTAAAATCTCTTTTTGGGATGGGGGATTAAATGTATATAACATTTATATTTTATTGTTCATTCTCTTGTTAGGTGTAGTTACCGCTTTTGTCAGCCTGTCAGGAGGAAGCACGGCTTTCGCTAATTGGGCGATTAAGCGAATTAAAACGAAAAGAGGCTCTAAACTATTAACAGCCTTTTTAGGAATCATTATTTTTGTGGACGATTATTTTAATGCATTAGCAGTAGGGCAAATTGCAAGACCAATTACGGATTCGCATAAGGTTTCTCGTGCAAAGCTAGCCTATTTCATCGATTCTACATCAGCACCGATATGTGTAATCTCACCAGTTTCTAGCTGGGGAGCATTTTTGATCAGCCAGCTAGGTGTTATTTTCACAACACATGCTGTGACAGAATATACTCCGTTAGAAGCTTTTATCACAATGGCACCAATGAATTTCTATGTTATAGCTACTTTAGCGATGGTGTTCTTTGCCGCATGGACAGATTTTGATCTGTTTGAAATGAAAAAGCATGAAAAACGTGCGAAGGAAACAGGAGTATTATTTGATCCAAATAAAACAAACCCAGGAGATATGGAAGGAGATTTTCCAGACAATCAGTATGGTAAAGTGATCGATTTATTGCTTCCAATCATCTCTTTAGTAGTGGTAACGTTAGGATTGATGTTCTGGACAGGCTATCAGTTGTCTGGAGGAATTTTAGATATTTTTGTCATCTTTGAAAATACAGATGTTCCTTTGTCCTTATTTATAGGTGGATTGGTAGCAAGTATTTTATCCTTCCTGTTGTATGCGCGCCAATTCAAAGTGAACCCAGATGCTAATATGAGCTACGTGTGGAAGGCTTTACGTACAGGTGTTCAATCTATGCTTCCAGCTATTATGATTCTTGTGTTTGCATGGGCATTGTCTTACTTAATCACGGCATTAGAAACAGGTGCATTTTTAGCTACAATCGTTACGGAAAATAATGTTCCGGTAGGTATCATACCAGTTTTAATGTTTGTGTTGACTGCATTTATGGCTTTTGCTACAGGTTCTTCCTGGGGTTCGTTTGGTATCTTGCTTCCTATTGGTGCAAGTATTATCATGGCAATCGATCCGCAGCTATTGCTACCAGTATTAGCAGCAGTATTGGCAGGGGCGGTTTTCGGAGACCATTGTTCACCGATTTCGGACACTACGATCATGTCAGCTACGGGAGCTGGAGTTAATGTCATTGATCATGTGATGACACAGCTGCCTTACGCAATTATTAGTGCAATCATAGCTGCAATCGGATACTTAGTATTAGGATTGACAGGCTCTGTCATGATAGGATTAATAACAGTAGTAGGAATCCTCATTCTATTATTTGGGTTTTGGACCCTTAGTAATAAAAGTGGGAACAAGCATTCTATTTAGCTTTTTTAGAAGGTTGTTTGAATTCAAATAATATGGTACATTGACAACAGTGAAGTCAGATTATTTGAAATGGGGGATGGAATCGTGACATCATGTAAGCCACCAAAAGAACAGCATGAGCGCAAGCCTGAATGGCTCAAAATAAAGCTAAATACGAATGAAGATTATAAAGGCTTAAAAAAACTAATGCGCGAAAACAACTTAAACACTGTGTGTGAAGAGGCAAGATGCCCTAATATTCATGAGTGCTGGGGATCTCGTCGTACTGCTACATTTATGATTCTTGGCGCAGTTTGTACAAGAGCATGTCGCTTCTGTGCAGTAAAGACTGGACTTCCAAATGAACTAGATTTAGCGGAGCCAGAACGTGTGGCAGATTCAGTTGTTATTATGAATCTTAAGCATGCGGTAGTGACGGCTGTAGCAAGGGATGACTTAAAAGATGGCGGATCAGAAGTTTTTGCAGAAACGATCCGTGCAATTCGAAGAAAAAAT harbors:
- a CDS encoding manganese catalase family protein produces the protein MYYYKEELINPIMPDRPDPEAAKVLQEILGGHYGEMRTMMQYFFQSSNFRGKDTQFRDLLRGVFLEEIAHVELVQNTINQLLNDSGQSAVPGNAGVDGAPLNDAVKDANPHHFIIGAQASLPVDAAGNPWNGSWVYSHGNLIADLLNNLVLESTGVLQKTRIYEMSSNKTFRETLAFLIVRDNAHQNAFAKALETLGVDWGKLFPVPNYDINKYPECRKYVEMGYHNAQFNFRLDPTRIAEIFQGQSPSRNDGTLSVVDPPKGFPVPVMPDMPNEHSPGIQDMNN
- a CDS encoding SMI1/KNR4 family protein: MGRYMEFKEAAKEYSFKGISNEKYVGFLKDAPQEYKDFLMEMGFGAVSDGYFMFYSGLIEADEIYDAKENPEIKNILLFGDKFSGDAMGFLTNEEWAIVEIWHEDLYICRRVEANFYEIVRKAFAMEL
- a CDS encoding DUF72 domain-containing protein; translation: MIKIGLTGWGDHPDLYVSSPREKLQDYSAHFPIVELDASFYAIQPQRNIEKWIRETPDNFQFIVKAYQGMTGHLRGENPFKSPEEMFESYRQMLGPLKDAGKLAMVLVQFPPWFECEKDNMQYMRRIREELKDFEVVIEFRHQSWYLPEYKDSTLQFLKDNHFHHSVCDEPQNGEGSIPVVPVATSDKVLVRLHGRNFYGWKNPGNNEKWREVRYLYDYNEQELAYIQSVCEVLSKQASEVLVVFNNNSGGHAAKNAKAFQQMLNIEFDGLAPKQLNLFEGDF
- a CDS encoding sulfite exporter TauE/SafE family protein; the protein is MEWFLLVLSGLFSGTIGALVGLGGGVILVPAVLFLGTTLDLIPNITPQSVVGLSVVMMIFIGLSSTLSYMKSKTVDFKSGFIFFIGSIPGTILGAWVNKGLDLPSFNLYFGILLVILSVLLLVRKYLKPVQWFVKHGKKRTFEDGENTYVYGYPVWFALALTFFIGFASGLFGIGGGSMIVPAMILLFLFPPHVAVGTSMFMVFLTSIVNSATHISLGNVPWLYTIPVIPAAYIGAKIGAKLNKKLNSETLVTALRIVLLLLGIRSIIDGLF
- a CDS encoding bifunctional UDP-sugar hydrolase/5'-nucleotidase — its product is MRKLRETIHIYHTNDLHSHLENWPSIHHFLSERRKKHASDSSLILDIGDHVDRSNIYTEGTLGKGNVKLLNDAQYDYATIGNNEGITLSHEELDSLYEQAKFEVIVSNFTDLEGNIPRWVKPYKIHQTASGIRIGIIAATADYRVYYEKLGWRLQDPLPRLQAVAEQISPHVDVLICMSHLGKSKDEELCELIPSLDLILGAHTHHLFEEGKMVGNTLQAATGKFGMYVGYVSLEYDHSMKRVVSKQAVVYPTDALPVPQNAGHTMGNWERIGKEKLSYPVFTNNSLLKKEWFNGSELANFFGKALLAYTNADCAMFPAGIFLKDLPEGPVTAWDLHQCLPHPINPCIVTLSGAELLEVMELSKNEKWPNLEVKGLGFRGKYLGAILFEQVEQDMHGQLLIKGEPLTLHHTYRLATLDMFTFGFFFPSFKTAKKQYIMPETIRDVIKWYGIKEEHKCRA
- the yunB gene encoding sporulation protein YunB, which translates into the protein MFYRKKKKRFIFFSTQRKLAIFLTCFLLSVAWVFYYINAQLTPTYLQYAEVQTNKIASMVISKAINSRTANVLDVNDIIEEVPSDSKNMVTTKFNTEIINRVLSDTNSLVQSHLEQAEQGNLSSLPYLDDIEYDKQTMEDQGGVVFFVPMGQATNIPLIGNLGPKIPIRFHVIGNVQSNVVPTITEFGINNAYVEISIHIKVNVQIIVPLASKMSVVEQNIPVAMGLVQGQVPHIYTGGDGSAAPSVEVPIPLPED